In the genome of Thiorhodovibrio winogradskyi, the window CTTGCGTTAACACCTTGTTGGGCCGAGGCGCTCTCCTCCGCCACAGGCGGCGCATCAAGCGGCCCCATTACCTCGCCGCGAAAGCCGAACAGCTCTCGCGTGCCGCCGAAAGGGATCAAATCCAGCATACGCCGCTGGCCGGGCTCCAGACGTAAGCTGGTGCCCGCCGGAATCGCCAGCCGGTAGCCGCGTGTTGCCTCGCGATTGAACTCCAGCGCTGGATTGGCCTCGGCGATATGGTAATGAGAACCAAGCTCGACGGGCCGATCACCAT includes:
- a CDS encoding urease subunit beta; translation: MSAQYLIPGQVILAAEDIELNPGQPLLTVEVANNGDRPVELGSHYHIAEANPALEFNREATRGYRLAIPAGTSLRLEPGQRRMLDLIPFGGTRELFGFRGEVMGPLDAPPVAEESASAQQGVNASA